One genomic window of Pseudomonas sp. LFM046 includes the following:
- the rplK gene encoding 50S ribosomal protein L11, producing MAKKIQAYIKLQVKAGQANPSPPVGPALGQHGVNIMEFCKAFNAKTQGLEPGLPTPVIITVYSDRSFTFETKSTPASVLLKKAAGIASGSPRPNTQKVGTVTRAQLEEIAKAKKADLTAADLDAAVRSIAGSARSMGLNVEGV from the coding sequence ATGGCTAAGAAGATTCAAGCTTATATCAAGCTGCAAGTGAAGGCCGGTCAGGCCAACCCGTCGCCGCCGGTCGGCCCTGCTCTGGGTCAGCACGGCGTGAACATCATGGAATTCTGCAAGGCGTTCAACGCCAAGACTCAGGGCCTCGAGCCGGGTCTGCCGACTCCTGTGATCATCACCGTATACAGCGACCGCAGCTTCACCTTCGAGACCAAGAGCACCCCGGCTTCCGTGCTGCTGAAAAAAGCGGCCGGCATCGCCAGCGGTTCTCCGCGTCCCAACACCCAGAAAGTAGGCACCGTTACCCGTGCTCAGCTGGAAGAGATCGCTAAAGCCAAGAAGGCTGATCTGACTGCAGCTGACCTGGATGCGGCCGTGCGTAGCATCGCCGGTTCCGCTCGTAGCATGGGCCTGAACGTGGAGGGTGTGTAA
- the rplA gene encoding 50S ribosomal protein L1: MAKLTKRQKAIAEKVEAGKQYAFEDAAKLLAELATSKFKESVDVSINLGVDPRKSDQVVRGATVLPNGTGKSVRVAVFTQGPAAEAALAAGAEKVGMDELAAEMKAGDLNYDVVIASPDAMRVVGQLGQILGPRGLMPNPKVGTVTPDVATAVKNAKAGQVRFRTDKNGIIHASVGKVDFEPVKLKQNVEALLADLKRLKPSTSKGVYLKRVTLSTTMGPGLQIDQASLEG, encoded by the coding sequence ATGGCTAAGCTGACCAAGCGCCAAAAGGCAATCGCCGAGAAAGTAGAAGCTGGCAAGCAGTACGCTTTCGAAGACGCCGCCAAACTGTTGGCTGAACTGGCTACCTCCAAGTTCAAAGAGTCCGTAGACGTTTCCATCAACCTGGGCGTCGATCCGCGTAAATCCGACCAGGTCGTTCGTGGTGCCACCGTTCTGCCGAACGGCACCGGTAAGAGCGTCCGCGTTGCCGTGTTCACCCAGGGCCCGGCTGCTGAAGCTGCTCTGGCTGCTGGTGCCGAGAAAGTCGGTATGGATGAACTGGCTGCCGAAATGAAAGCTGGCGACCTGAACTACGACGTCGTAATCGCCTCCCCGGACGCGATGCGTGTTGTTGGTCAGCTGGGCCAGATTCTCGGCCCGCGCGGTCTGATGCCGAACCCGAAAGTCGGCACCGTGACCCCGGACGTCGCCACCGCTGTTAAGAACGCCAAAGCCGGTCAGGTACGTTTCCGTACTGACAAGAACGGCATCATCCACGCTTCCGTGGGCAAGGTCGACTTCGAGCCCGTCAAGCTGAAGCAGAACGTAGAAGCTCTGCTGGCTGATCTGAAGCGTCTGAAGCCGTCCACCTCCAAGGGTGTGTACCTGAAGCGCGTGACCCTGAGCACCACCATGGGCCCGGGTCTGCAGATCGATCAGGCTTCCCTCGAAGGCTAA
- the rplJ gene encoding 50S ribosomal protein L10, with translation MAIKLEDKKAIVAEVNEAAKAGLSAVVADARGVTVAAMTGLRKEAREAGVYVRVVRNTLARRAVAGTQFEVLNDVFKGPTLIAFSNEHPGAAARIFKEFAKGQDKFEIKAAAFEGQFLAANQIDVLATLPTYNEAVAQLMSVIQGATSKLARTLAAIRDQKEGAAA, from the coding sequence GTGGCAATTAAACTCGAAGACAAGAAGGCCATCGTCGCTGAAGTCAACGAGGCTGCCAAAGCTGGCCTGTCCGCTGTCGTGGCTGATGCCCGTGGCGTGACCGTAGCCGCTATGACCGGACTCCGTAAAGAGGCCCGCGAAGCTGGCGTTTACGTACGTGTCGTACGTAACACCCTGGCTCGCCGCGCCGTTGCCGGCACTCAGTTCGAAGTGCTCAACGACGTGTTCAAAGGCCCGACCCTGATTGCGTTCTCCAATGAACATCCGGGCGCTGCCGCCCGTATCTTCAAGGAATTCGCCAAGGGTCAGGACAAGTTCGAGATCAAAGCCGCTGCATTCGAGGGCCAGTTCCTCGCAGCCAATCAGATCGACGTACTGGCGACCCTGCCGACCTACAACGAAGCCGTTGCACAGCTGATGAGCGTAATCCAAGGCGCTACCAGCAAGCTGGCTCGTACTCTGGCGGCTATTCGCGACCAGAAAGAAGGCGCTGCTGCCTGA
- the rplL gene encoding 50S ribosomal protein L7/L12, giving the protein MALTNEDIINAVSEMSVMQIVELIKAMEEKFGVTAAAAVAAGPAAAAAVVEEQTEFTIVLAEAGEKKVNVIKVVRELTGLGLKEAKAVVDGAPGVVKEGASKEEAEAAKKALEEAGAKVELK; this is encoded by the coding sequence ATGGCTCTGACCAACGAAGACATCATCAACGCCGTATCCGAAATGTCCGTCATGCAGATCGTTGAACTGATCAAGGCGATGGAAGAGAAGTTCGGTGTTACCGCTGCTGCTGCCGTTGCCGCTGGCCCGGCTGCTGCCGCTGCTGTTGTTGAAGAACAAACCGAGTTCACCATTGTTCTGGCCGAAGCTGGCGAGAAGAAAGTGAACGTGATCAAGGTCGTTCGCGAACTGACCGGTCTGGGCCTGAAAGAAGCCAAGGCTGTTGTTGACGGCGCCCCGGGCGTGGTCAAGGAAGGCGCTTCCAAGGAAGAGGCCGAAGCTGCCAAGAAGGCTCTGGAAGAAGCTGGCGCCAAAGTCGAGCTCAAGTAA
- the rpoB gene encoding DNA-directed RNA polymerase subunit beta: MAYSYTEKKRIRKDFSKLPDVMDVPYLLAIQLDSYREFLQAGVSKEHFRDIGLHAAFKSVFPIISYSGNAALEYVGYRLGEPAFDVKECVLRGVTFAVPLRVKVRLIIFDKESSNKAIKDIKEQEVYMGEIPLMTENGTFIINGTERVIVSQLHRSPGVFFDHDRGKTHSSGKLLYSARIIPYRGSWLDFEFDPKDCVFVRIDRRRKLPATVLLRALNYTTEEVLNAFYATNVFHVKGEGLHLELVPQRLRGEIAVFDIKDQTGKVIVEQGRRITARHINQLEKAGIKELEVPLDYVLGRTSAKAIVHPATGEIIAECNTELTTDLLVKIAKAQVVRIETLYTNDIDCGPFISDTLKIDSTSNQLEALVEIYRMMRPGEPPTKEAAETLFNNLFFSAERYDLSAVGRMKFNRRIGRTEIEGSGVLSKEDIVDVLKTLVDIRNGKGIVDDIDHLGNRRVRCVGEMAENQFRVGLVRVERAVKERLSMAESEGLMPQDLINAKPVAAAIKEFFGSSQLSQFMDQNNPLSEITHKRRVSALGPGGLTRERAGFEVRDVHPTHYGRVCPIETPEGPNIGLINSLATYARTNQYGFLESPYRVVKEGQVTDDIVFLSAIEEADHVIAQASATLNEQGQLVDELVAVRHLNEFTVKAPEDVTLMDVSPKQVVSVAASLIPFLEHDDANRALMGSNMQRQAVPTLRADKPLVGTGMERNVARDSGVCVVARRGGVIDSVDASRIVVRVNDDEVETGEAGVDIYNLTKYTRSNQNTCINQRPLVQKGDVVARADILADGPSTDMGELALGQNMRVAFMPWNGFNFEDSICLSERVVQEDRFTTIHIQELTCVARDTKLGPEEITADIPNVGEAALNKLDEAGIVYVGAEVQAGDILVGKVTPKGETQLTPEEKLLRAIFGEKASDVKDTSLRVPTGTKGTVIDVQVFTRDGVERDSRALSIEKMQLDEIRKDLNEEFRIVEGATFERLRSALVGQIAEGGAGLKKGTEITDEYLDGLERGQWFKLRMAEDALNEQLEKAQAYLSDRRQMLDDKFEDKKRKLQQGDDLAPGVLKIVKVYLAIKRRIQPGDKMAGRHGNKGVVSVIMPVEDMPHDANGTPVDIVLNPLGVPSRMNVGQILETHLGLAAKGLGEKINRMMEEQRKIAELREFLHEIYNEIGGRQENLNELSDQEILDLAKNLKGGVPMATPVFDGAKESEIKAMLKLADLPESGQMRLFDGRTGNQFERPTTVGYMYMLKLNHLVDDKMHARSTGSYSLVTQQPLGGKAQFGGQRFGEMEVWALEAYGAAYTLQEMLTVKSDDVNGRTKMYKNIVDGDHRMEAGMPESFNVLIKEIRSLGIDIELETE, from the coding sequence ATGGCTTACTCATACACTGAGAAAAAACGTATCCGCAAAGACTTTAGCAAGTTGCCGGACGTCATGGATGTACCCTACCTCCTGGCCATCCAGCTGGATTCGTATCGCGAATTCCTGCAGGCGGGAGTCAGCAAAGAGCATTTCCGTGACATCGGCCTGCACGCGGCCTTCAAGTCTGTTTTCCCGATCATCAGCTATTCCGGTAACGCCGCTCTGGAATACGTCGGCTATCGCCTGGGCGAGCCGGCTTTCGATGTCAAGGAATGCGTGCTGCGCGGTGTGACCTTCGCCGTGCCGCTGCGGGTAAAAGTCCGTCTGATCATTTTCGACAAAGAGTCGTCGAACAAAGCGATCAAGGACATCAAGGAACAAGAAGTCTACATGGGGGAAATCCCCCTGATGACCGAGAACGGTACCTTCATCATCAACGGTACCGAGCGTGTCATCGTTTCCCAGCTGCACCGTTCGCCGGGCGTGTTCTTCGATCACGACCGCGGCAAGACCCACAGCTCGGGCAAGCTGCTGTACTCCGCTCGTATCATCCCTTACCGCGGCTCCTGGCTGGACTTCGAGTTCGATCCGAAGGACTGCGTATTCGTCCGTATCGACCGTCGCCGCAAACTGCCGGCCACCGTCCTGCTGCGCGCGTTGAACTACACCACTGAAGAAGTGCTGAACGCGTTCTACGCGACCAACGTCTTCCACGTGAAAGGCGAAGGCCTGCACCTGGAGCTGGTTCCGCAGCGTCTGCGCGGTGAAATCGCCGTGTTCGACATCAAGGATCAGACTGGCAAGGTGATCGTGGAGCAGGGCCGTCGTATCACTGCCCGCCACATCAACCAGCTGGAAAAGGCTGGCATCAAGGAGCTGGAAGTACCGCTGGATTACGTGCTTGGCCGTACCTCTGCCAAGGCCATCGTGCATCCGGCTACCGGCGAGATCATCGCGGAGTGCAACACCGAGCTGACCACCGACCTGCTGGTGAAAATCGCCAAGGCTCAGGTCGTCCGCATCGAGACCCTGTACACCAACGACATCGACTGCGGTCCGTTCATCTCCGATACCCTGAAGATCGACTCCACCAGCAACCAGCTGGAAGCCCTGGTCGAGATCTACCGCATGATGCGCCCGGGCGAGCCGCCGACCAAGGAAGCCGCCGAGACCCTGTTCAATAACCTGTTCTTCAGTGCCGAGCGTTACGACCTGTCCGCCGTTGGCCGCATGAAGTTCAACCGCCGCATCGGTCGTACCGAGATCGAAGGCTCCGGTGTGCTGAGCAAGGAAGACATCGTTGACGTACTGAAGACCCTGGTCGATATCCGTAACGGCAAGGGCATCGTCGACGACATCGACCACCTGGGTAACCGTCGCGTACGTTGCGTCGGTGAAATGGCCGAGAACCAGTTCCGCGTTGGCCTGGTGCGTGTAGAGCGCGCGGTCAAGGAACGTCTGTCCATGGCGGAAAGCGAAGGCCTGATGCCGCAGGACCTGATCAACGCCAAGCCGGTGGCGGCCGCGATCAAGGAGTTCTTCGGTTCCAGCCAGCTGTCCCAGTTCATGGACCAGAACAACCCGCTCTCCGAAATCACCCACAAGCGCCGCGTTTCCGCACTCGGCCCAGGTGGTCTGACCCGTGAGCGCGCAGGCTTCGAGGTTCGTGACGTACACCCGACCCACTACGGCCGCGTGTGCCCGATCGAAACCCCTGAAGGTCCGAACATCGGACTGATCAACTCCCTGGCCACCTACGCCCGCACCAACCAGTACGGCTTCCTGGAAAGCCCGTACCGCGTGGTCAAGGAAGGTCAGGTCACTGACGACATCGTCTTCCTCTCCGCGATCGAAGAGGCTGACCACGTCATCGCCCAGGCCTCCGCCACCCTGAACGAACAAGGGCAGCTGGTGGACGAACTGGTAGCCGTGCGTCACCTGAACGAATTCACCGTGAAGGCGCCGGAAGACGTGACCCTGATGGACGTGTCGCCGAAGCAGGTCGTCTCCGTCGCTGCCTCGCTGATTCCGTTCCTCGAGCACGACGACGCCAACCGTGCACTCATGGGCTCCAACATGCAGCGTCAGGCCGTGCCGACCCTGCGTGCCGACAAGCCTCTGGTGGGTACCGGCATGGAGCGCAACGTAGCGCGCGACTCCGGTGTGTGTGTGGTTGCCCGTCGTGGTGGCGTGATCGATTCCGTCGACGCCAGCCGTATCGTGGTTCGCGTCAATGACGACGAAGTCGAGACCGGCGAAGCCGGTGTGGACATCTACAACCTGACCAAATACACCCGTTCCAACCAGAACACCTGCATCAACCAGCGTCCGCTGGTGCAGAAGGGTGATGTGGTCGCGCGTGCCGACATCCTCGCCGATGGTCCGTCCACCGACATGGGTGAACTCGCTCTGGGTCAGAACATGCGCGTAGCGTTCATGCCCTGGAACGGCTTCAACTTCGAGGACTCCATCTGCTTGTCCGAGCGCGTGGTGCAGGAAGATCGCTTCACCACCATCCACATTCAGGAGCTGACTTGCGTCGCTCGTGACACCAAGCTCGGCCCAGAAGAAATCACCGCGGACATCCCGAACGTGGGTGAGGCTGCGCTGAACAAGCTGGACGAAGCTGGCATCGTCTACGTTGGCGCTGAAGTGCAGGCTGGCGACATCCTGGTCGGCAAGGTCACTCCGAAAGGCGAGACTCAGCTGACTCCGGAAGAGAAGCTGCTGCGCGCGATCTTCGGTGAGAAGGCGTCCGACGTGAAGGACACCTCCCTGCGCGTGCCGACCGGCACCAAGGGCACCGTGATCGACGTCCAGGTCTTCACTCGCGACGGCGTTGAGCGCGACTCCCGCGCCCTGTCCATCGAGAAGATGCAGCTGGACGAGATCCGCAAGGACCTGAACGAAGAGTTCCGCATCGTCGAAGGCGCAACCTTCGAGCGTCTGCGTTCCGCTCTGGTTGGCCAGATCGCCGAAGGCGGCGCCGGCCTGAAGAAGGGCACCGAGATCACCGACGAGTACCTCGACGGCCTCGAGCGCGGCCAGTGGTTCAAGCTGCGCATGGCGGAAGACGCTCTGAACGAGCAGCTGGAAAAGGCCCAGGCCTACCTGTCCGACCGTCGCCAGATGCTGGACGACAAGTTCGAAGACAAGAAGCGCAAGCTGCAGCAGGGCGACGACCTGGCTCCGGGCGTCCTGAAGATCGTCAAGGTCTACCTGGCTATCAAACGTCGCATCCAGCCGGGCGACAAGATGGCGGGCCGTCACGGTAACAAGGGTGTGGTCTCCGTGATCATGCCGGTCGAAGACATGCCGCACGACGCCAACGGCACTCCGGTGGACATCGTTCTGAACCCGCTGGGCGTACCGTCTCGTATGAACGTCGGTCAGATCCTCGAAACCCACCTGGGCCTCGCAGCCAAGGGTCTGGGCGAGAAGATCAATCGCATGATGGAAGAGCAGCGCAAGATCGCTGAGCTGCGCGAGTTCCTCCACGAGATTTACAACGAGATCGGTGGCCGTCAGGAAAACCTGAACGAGCTGAGCGACCAGGAAATCCTGGATCTGGCGAAGAACCTGAAGGGCGGCGTTCCCATGGCCACCCCGGTGTTCGACGGCGCCAAGGAAAGCGAGATTAAGGCCATGCTGAAGCTCGCTGACCTGCCGGAAAGCGGCCAGATGCGCCTGTTCGACGGTCGTACCGGCAACCAGTTCGAGCGTCCGACCACTGTCGGCTACATGTACATGCTCAAGCTGAACCACCTGGTCGACGACAAGATGCACGCACGTTCCACCGGTTCCTACAGCCTGGTTACCCAGCAGCCGCTGGGTGGTAAGGCGCAGTTCGGTGGCCAGCGTTTCGGGGAGATGG